The following are encoded together in the Blautia obeum ATCC 29174 genome:
- a CDS encoding 6-phosphofructokinase, with amino-acid sequence MAKKNLIVGQSGGPTAVINSSLYGVVSEGLSHPDTIEHVYGMVNGIEGFLNDCILDFEEALPGEDLNGLKSTPGAYLGSCRYKLPESLEDPVYPALFKKFEELNIGWFFYIGGNDSMDTVSKLSRYAEHIGSSIRVIGEPKTIDNDLVHTDHTPGFGSAAKYVASTVREITTDANVYEKKSVTIIEIMGRHAGWLTAASALARKYDGDNPLFIYLPEVAFDQDVFLKDLEKAFEKNCNLIVCVSEGIHDADGTFICEYDSSVGTDTFGHKMLAGCGKYLENLVRSRLGVKARSVELNVSQRCSASLISATDQKEAITAGKFGVQAALNGETGKMVSFIRQTDSEGNYQMVCGLEDVNAICNEEKTVPLTWITSDGHDVTEDFIRYARPLIQGNIEVPLGEDGLPKFVYRK; translated from the coding sequence ATGGCAAAAAAAAATCTTATCGTCGGACAGTCCGGTGGACCGACTGCCGTCATCAATAGCAGTCTCTACGGTGTCGTTTCTGAAGGTCTCTCCCATCCTGACACGATCGAACATGTATATGGTATGGTAAATGGTATCGAAGGCTTTTTAAATGACTGTATTCTTGATTTCGAAGAAGCTCTTCCGGGCGAAGATCTGAACGGACTCAAATCAACTCCGGGCGCCTATCTTGGTTCCTGTCGTTACAAGCTTCCGGAATCTCTGGAGGATCCGGTCTACCCGGCTCTTTTTAAAAAATTTGAAGAATTAAATATCGGCTGGTTCTTCTATATTGGCGGCAATGATTCCATGGATACCGTCAGCAAACTTTCACGCTATGCCGAACACATCGGAAGTTCTATCCGCGTAATTGGAGAGCCCAAAACCATCGACAATGATCTTGTACACACCGATCATACTCCCGGCTTCGGAAGTGCCGCGAAATATGTCGCTTCCACTGTCCGCGAGATCACAACCGATGCCAATGTATATGAAAAGAAATCTGTAACGATCATCGAGATCATGGGACGGCATGCCGGATGGCTGACTGCCGCCAGTGCACTGGCCCGCAAATACGATGGAGACAATCCGCTGTTTATCTATCTTCCGGAAGTTGCTTTTGATCAGGATGTCTTCCTTAAGGATCTGGAGAAAGCATTCGAAAAGAACTGTAATCTGATCGTATGTGTCTCCGAGGGAATCCATGACGCAGATGGTACTTTTATCTGTGAATATGACAGTTCCGTAGGAACCGATACTTTCGGTCACAAAATGCTTGCAGGCTGCGGCAAATATCTCGAAAATCTGGTACGCAGCCGTCTCGGTGTCAAAGCCCGTTCCGTTGAACTGAATGTCAGTCAGCGCTGCTCTGCATCTCTGATTTCTGCCACAGACCAGAAGGAAGCCATAACTGCAGGAAAGTTTGGTGTTCAGGCTGCTCTTAACGGTGAAACAGGCAAAATGGTATCTTTTATCCGCCAGACAGACTCTGAAGGTAATTATCAGATGGTATGCGGACTTGAAGATGTCAACGCAATCTGCAATGAAGAAAAAACAGTTCCACTTACATGGATCACTTCTGACGGACATGATGTCACAGAAGATTTCATCCGTTACGCCCGTCCGCTCATTCAGGGAAATATAGAGGTTCCTCTCGGCGAGGACGGTCTGCCAAAATTCGTATACCGAAAATAA
- a CDS encoding uracil-xanthine permease family protein encodes MKRGSIFELNGIPKFQEALPLALQHVVAMIVGCVTPAIIVAGAVGGNSLSAKDRVILIQASLVVSALSTLIQLFPIGKKNGFTLGSGLPMIMGVSFAYVPSMQAIAEGYGISSILGAQIIGGIVAFVMGILVKKIRVFFPPLITGTVVFTIGLSLYPTAINYMAGGTSNPDYGSWQNWVVAFLTLAVVTALNHFGKGILKLASILIGILVGYVVSIPFGMVNLSSVGEAKVFQLPQFMHFGIHFEISACVAIGLLFAINSVQAIGDYSATTIGAMDRVPEDRELQNGIMAYGVTNILGALLGGLPTATYSQNVGIVTTTKVINRWVLGLAAAILGVAGIVPKFSALLTTIPQCVLGGATVSVFASIAMTGMKLVASAEMDYRNSSIVGLAAAIGVGVSQASAALASFPDWVTTIFGKSPVVLATLIAVVLNIILPKSRDEKKHEKELKKEVKEKIQQDHEEFEQE; translated from the coding sequence ATGAAAAGAGGTAGTATTTTTGAACTGAATGGTATCCCGAAGTTTCAGGAAGCACTTCCGCTAGCACTACAGCATGTCGTTGCCATGATCGTAGGATGTGTAACACCGGCAATCATTGTGGCAGGTGCTGTTGGCGGAAATAGCCTGAGTGCAAAAGACAGAGTCATCCTGATACAGGCATCTCTGGTTGTATCCGCATTGTCAACCCTGATTCAGCTTTTTCCGATTGGAAAGAAGAATGGTTTTACTTTAGGTTCAGGACTGCCGATGATCATGGGGGTAAGTTTTGCTTATGTACCAAGTATGCAGGCAATTGCAGAAGGTTATGGAATCAGTTCGATTCTTGGTGCGCAGATCATAGGTGGCATTGTTGCTTTTGTTATGGGAATCCTGGTAAAAAAAATCCGGGTATTTTTTCCACCACTGATCACAGGAACAGTTGTCTTTACCATTGGACTTTCCCTGTATCCGACAGCAATTAACTATATGGCGGGCGGAACAAGTAACCCTGATTATGGTTCATGGCAGAACTGGGTGGTTGCTTTTCTGACTCTTGCCGTTGTTACTGCACTGAATCATTTTGGAAAGGGAATCCTGAAGCTTGCTTCGATACTGATCGGTATTCTCGTAGGATATGTGGTGTCGATTCCTTTTGGAATGGTAAATCTTTCAAGTGTCGGAGAAGCAAAAGTATTTCAGCTTCCACAGTTTATGCATTTTGGAATCCATTTTGAGATTTCTGCATGCGTTGCGATCGGGCTTCTGTTTGCCATTAATTCTGTACAGGCCATCGGAGATTACTCTGCGACAACGATTGGAGCAATGGACAGAGTTCCGGAGGACAGAGAACTGCAGAACGGCATCATGGCGTATGGCGTGACAAATATTCTGGGGGCATTGCTCGGAGGACTTCCGACAGCGACTTACAGTCAGAATGTTGGTATCGTAACAACGACTAAAGTTATCAATCGCTGGGTACTTGGACTGGCTGCAGCAATTCTTGGAGTTGCCGGAATCGTACCGAAATTTTCGGCACTTCTTACCACTATTCCGCAATGTGTACTCGGAGGAGCAACTGTTTCTGTGTTTGCTTCGATAGCTATGACAGGAATGAAGCTGGTTGCATCAGCAGAAATGGATTACAGAAATTCTTCCATTGTCGGACTTGCCGCTGCAATTGGAGTTGGTGTCTCTCAGGCATCTGCTGCACTTGCCAGTTTCCCGGACTGGGTAACTACTATTTTTGGAAAATCACCGGTGGTGCTTGCAACGCTGATCGCTGTTGTTCTGAATATTATTCTTCCGAAGAGCCGCGATGAAAAAAAACACGAAAAAGAATTAAAGAAAGAAGTAAAAGAAAAGATCCAGCAGGATCATGAAGAATTTGAACAGGAATAA